A region from the Variovorax sp. V93 genome encodes:
- a CDS encoding TRAP transporter substrate-binding protein, with translation MTDSKSPGRRNLLKGAAVAAGAMSAPMVSMAQTTSLRFQSTWPAKDIFHEYAQDFAKKVNDMAGGRLKIEVLPSGAVVPAFQLLEAVNKGTLDGGHGVVAYHYGKNSALALWGSGPGFGMDANTVLAWHNYGGGKALLDEIYKSLNMEVVSYLYGPMPTQPLGWFKKPVAKVEDMKGLKFRTVGLAVDMFTEMGTAVNPLPGSEIVPALDRGLIDAAEFNNASSDRVLGFPDVVKNCMLQSFHQSGEQFEVLFNKGKYSALPQELRSIIDYAVQAASADMSWKAVQRNSQDYADMKKAGIKFYKTPDAVLRAQLAAWDKTVEKKSAENPLFKKVLDSQRVFAERALQWQNDYGVDFKMAYNHYFGKKKS, from the coding sequence ATGACAGACAGCAAATCGCCCGGCCGCCGCAACCTCCTGAAGGGTGCCGCCGTTGCCGCAGGCGCCATGTCGGCGCCGATGGTCAGCATGGCCCAGACCACCTCCCTGCGCTTCCAGAGCACCTGGCCGGCCAAGGACATCTTCCACGAATATGCGCAGGACTTCGCGAAGAAGGTCAATGACATGGCGGGCGGCCGCCTCAAGATCGAGGTGCTGCCCTCGGGTGCGGTGGTGCCGGCGTTCCAGCTGCTCGAAGCGGTGAACAAGGGCACGCTGGACGGCGGCCATGGCGTGGTCGCCTACCACTACGGAAAGAACTCGGCGCTCGCGCTGTGGGGTTCGGGTCCGGGCTTCGGCATGGACGCCAACACGGTGCTGGCCTGGCACAACTACGGCGGCGGCAAGGCGCTGCTCGACGAGATCTACAAGAGCCTGAACATGGAGGTGGTGTCGTACCTCTACGGCCCCATGCCCACGCAGCCGCTGGGCTGGTTCAAGAAGCCGGTGGCCAAGGTGGAAGACATGAAGGGCCTGAAGTTCCGCACCGTGGGGCTGGCGGTCGACATGTTCACCGAGATGGGCACGGCGGTGAACCCGCTGCCCGGCAGCGAGATCGTGCCCGCGCTGGACCGCGGGCTGATCGATGCGGCCGAGTTCAACAACGCCTCCAGCGACCGCGTGCTCGGCTTTCCCGACGTGGTGAAGAACTGCATGCTGCAGAGCTTCCACCAGTCGGGCGAGCAGTTCGAGGTGCTGTTCAACAAGGGCAAGTACAGCGCGCTGCCGCAGGAACTTCGCTCCATCATCGACTACGCCGTGCAGGCCGCGAGCGCCGACATGAGCTGGAAGGCGGTGCAGCGCAATTCGCAGGACTATGCCGACATGAAGAAAGCCGGCATCAAGTTCTACAAGACGCCCGACGCCGTGCTGCGCGCGCAGCTTGCTGCCTGGGACAAGACGGTGGAGAAGAAGTCCGCAGAGAACCCGCTGTTCAAGAAGGTGCTCGACTCGCAGCGCGTGTTCGCGGAGCGCGCGCTGCAGTGGCAGAACGACTACGGCGTCGATTTCAAGATGGCCTACAACCACTACTTCGGCAAGAAGAAGAGCTGA
- a CDS encoding TRAP transporter large permease subunit translates to MSDPALGLSMLGLIVVVIMLGFPTAFTLMGLGMFFGFIAFHDPAAHWLDNRIFDLMVQRAFGAMTNETLLSIPLFVLMGYVMERGALVDKMFHSVQLAFRRVPGSLAVTTLIVCTFWGIASGLVGAVVVLMGVIAMRPMLNAGYDTRLAAGVITAGGTLGILIPPSVMIIVYAAVAGQSVVKLYAAAMFPGFFLAFLYLVYVIGWAMLQPKVAPKLPADQQRAPISPWVAHIAASYSPRMLPALAAAVVSPARALRGAAEGVRITWWMLLRSLLSALVPLALAAATLGSVWWYVAIYSQADNSSSGNAPVAQQQQQAAPEASSGTGLAEPPASDAPKEPAAEGGLQEPPGGVEEPPGSEAPAPVAAEGGLRQLGEAVDAPKTAAVPEAFYTGFLLASLFTLALLAWYYWRMDAEQFEILRMLVSSVMPLATLTLVVLGVILFGITTATESAAVGAAGAFLMAWQAGTLNFKKIKEAVFLTLKTTSMVCWLFVGSALFSAVFALLGGQRIVEEWVLGMNLSPLQFLLLSQAIIFILGWPLEWTEIIVIFVPIFLPLLAHFQIDPLLFGVLVFVNLQAAFLSPPVAMSAFYLKGVSPPHVTINQIFAGMMPYMLIVILCMVFMYIWPGLTLWLPQYLYG, encoded by the coding sequence GTGAGCGACCCCGCACTCGGCCTCTCGATGCTCGGCCTGATCGTGGTCGTGATCATGCTGGGCTTTCCCACGGCGTTCACGCTGATGGGTCTGGGCATGTTCTTCGGCTTCATCGCCTTCCACGATCCCGCCGCGCACTGGCTGGACAACAGGATCTTCGACCTGATGGTGCAGCGCGCCTTCGGCGCCATGACCAACGAGACGCTGCTGTCGATCCCGCTGTTCGTGCTGATGGGCTATGTGATGGAGCGCGGCGCGCTGGTCGACAAGATGTTCCACAGCGTGCAACTGGCCTTCCGCCGCGTGCCGGGGTCGCTCGCGGTGACCACGCTGATCGTCTGCACCTTCTGGGGCATTGCGAGCGGCCTGGTCGGCGCGGTGGTGGTGCTGATGGGCGTGATCGCGATGCGGCCGATGCTCAACGCCGGCTACGACACGCGCCTGGCGGCCGGCGTCATCACGGCGGGCGGCACGCTCGGCATCCTGATTCCGCCCTCGGTGATGATCATCGTGTACGCGGCCGTGGCCGGGCAGTCGGTGGTCAAGCTCTATGCGGCGGCGATGTTCCCGGGCTTCTTCCTCGCCTTTCTCTACCTGGTCTACGTGATCGGCTGGGCCATGCTGCAGCCGAAGGTCGCGCCCAAGCTGCCGGCCGACCAGCAGCGCGCACCCATCTCGCCCTGGGTCGCGCACATCGCAGCCAGCTATTCGCCGCGCATGCTGCCCGCGCTCGCAGCGGCCGTGGTGTCGCCGGCGCGCGCGCTGCGCGGCGCGGCCGAGGGCGTGCGCATCACCTGGTGGATGCTGCTGCGCAGCCTGCTGAGCGCGCTGGTGCCGCTGGCGCTCGCGGCCGCGACGCTGGGATCGGTCTGGTGGTACGTGGCGATCTACTCGCAGGCGGACAACAGCAGCAGCGGCAACGCGCCGGTGGCGCAGCAGCAGCAGCAGGCGGCGCCCGAAGCTTCCTCCGGAACCGGGCTGGCCGAACCGCCGGCGTCCGACGCGCCGAAGGAGCCTGCCGCGGAAGGCGGCCTGCAGGAGCCGCCGGGCGGCGTCGAGGAGCCTCCCGGCAGCGAAGCCCCGGCCCCCGTAGCGGCCGAGGGCGGCCTGCGGCAGCTCGGCGAAGCGGTCGATGCGCCGAAGACCGCCGCCGTGCCCGAGGCCTTCTACACCGGCTTCCTGCTGGCCAGCCTCTTCACGCTCGCACTGCTGGCCTGGTACTACTGGCGCATGGACGCGGAGCAGTTCGAGATCCTGCGCATGCTGGTGTCGTCGGTGATGCCGCTGGCCACGCTCACCCTGGTGGTGCTGGGCGTGATCCTGTTCGGCATCACGACCGCCACCGAGTCGGCCGCGGTGGGCGCGGCCGGCGCCTTCCTGATGGCGTGGCAGGCCGGCACGCTGAACTTCAAGAAGATCAAGGAGGCCGTGTTCCTCACGCTCAAGACCACCTCGATGGTGTGCTGGCTGTTCGTGGGCTCGGCGCTGTTCTCGGCGGTGTTCGCGCTGCTGGGCGGCCAGCGCATCGTCGAGGAATGGGTGCTGGGCATGAACCTCAGCCCGCTGCAGTTCCTGCTGCTGTCGCAGGCGATCATCTTCATCCTGGGCTGGCCGCTCGAGTGGACCGAGATCATCGTGATCTTCGTGCCCATCTTCCTGCCGCTGCTCGCGCACTTCCAGATCGACCCGCTGCTGTTCGGCGTGCTGGTGTTCGTGAACCTGCAGGCGGCGTTCCTCTCGCCGCCGGTGGCGATGTCGGCCTTCTACCTGAAGGGCGTGTCGCCGCCGCACGTGACGATCAACCAGATCTTCGCGGGGATGATGCCCTACATGCTGATCGTGATCCTGTGCATGGTGTTCATGTACATCTGGCCGGGGCTGACGCTGTGGCTGCCGCAGTACCTGTATGGATGA
- a CDS encoding TRAP transporter small permease subunit produces MNTQRFLHAVDRFSMVVGKTFSWLIVALMLLVCGEVFKRYALNAPTAWIFDANNMLYGTLFMMGGAYTLSQAGHVRGDFLYGSMKPRTQAALDLVLFILFFLPGVVALTWSGWTYFGESLAMREQTFNAVPIPLYPFKFVIPVAGAVLLLQGIAEMVRCVLCLKTGAWTPRLKDAEEMDVVGEQLAGSTHVDEAAKREVIDKAKAIEQAAQQRKSGTAGGTQ; encoded by the coding sequence ATGAACACCCAACGCTTCCTCCACGCCGTCGACCGGTTCAGCATGGTCGTGGGCAAGACCTTCTCTTGGCTCATCGTGGCGCTGATGCTGCTGGTATGCGGCGAGGTCTTCAAGCGCTACGCGCTCAACGCACCCACCGCCTGGATCTTCGATGCCAACAACATGCTCTACGGGACGCTCTTCATGATGGGCGGCGCCTACACGCTCTCGCAGGCCGGCCACGTGCGCGGCGACTTCCTCTACGGCAGCATGAAGCCGCGCACGCAGGCCGCGCTCGACCTGGTGCTGTTCATCCTCTTCTTCCTGCCCGGCGTGGTGGCGCTCACCTGGTCGGGCTGGACCTACTTCGGCGAATCGCTGGCGATGCGAGAGCAGACCTTCAATGCCGTCCCGATTCCGCTCTATCCCTTCAAGTTCGTCATTCCGGTGGCCGGCGCCGTGCTGCTGCTGCAGGGCATTGCCGAGATGGTGCGCTGCGTGCTGTGCCTGAAGACCGGCGCGTGGACGCCGCGCCTGAAGGACGCGGAAGAGATGGACGTGGTCGGCGAACAGCTCGCCGGCAGCACCCATGTGGACGAAGCCGCCAAGCGCGAGGTGATCGACAAGGCCAAGGCCATCGAGCAGGCTGCGCAGCAGCGCAAGAGCGGCACGGCAGGAGGTACCCAGTGA